The stretch of DNA GCAGACCATTTGTGAGCTGTCATCTGCATTCCTCAAAAGCCTGAAAAGCAACATCATCTGCATATGAGCTGGCAGCAGACACCCAAAAGGACTTTCTGGGCCACACTGTCCATTGTCATGTTGTTTCAGACTCCACATCATCTAAAGACCATGTTAATTCCAATTTTTGCATTTGATAAGAGGTCATCCACAGGCATACCTTTCTAACACAAAGAATTAGTGTAGAGTAAGACCTATAGATCAAGGCaacctggggggaaaaaagaccaCCTAGGTTGGATACAAAATTCTTATTTTGATTATCAGGGTGTCTAAGGAGGGGGTCTATGGAGAATGCTTACCTCAGTGTTCTTATGACTCTCCCTTTGGTGACAGCAGTTTGTTCATCTTGAATCTTTCTGGTTCCAACGGGGAATAGTCCCAGTTAGTGTAGCTTCTTAGCGATGATAGCGTGCCTAAGTGAAAGTATAGAAGGAATGGTGAAAGAACATGGAAGAGGAAAGAATACTTAGCACTTCTCTCCCACCTTCATCGCATGCTATACACGCTGAGCTTCACAGAATCTCATGATACACAAGTGTGTTTGTTTGTACAGGCAAAGCACAGGTGATGCTCTTCTGAGGCCTCAGATGAAATCACCTTGGAAGGAAATTTAGAATGCAGGCCCTGTTTGCTCTCCGTTATAAACAATACAGAAGTGCAGTCCAAACATCTTGCCGCCAGCAGCTGGTGAAGGGTTATAACAGCACCAACCCATACAGAGAGATGCTTGAGACCTTTTCCCTGGTATTCCTTTTACCCAAATCTCCTCATTAGGAACGTGCAGACTAGAGGCTTAAGTTTCATCATTTCCTGGAAAGGACATCTTAAgtgagccatggaaacagatgACTGTGAAAGTAAGAGACAAGGAAAAGGATGAAATACAGATGTGGAAGCAAGCAAAGAATAGCCAAGTAATAGGAACAGAGTGAAATAAAGCTTAACTCAAGCTTTCACTGCTATGTGGGCTGCACATGTTCTCTGAACCTTTGGTCTCCCAGTTATCAAGGACAGCCTTGTGGAAAACTCTGCCAGGAAGCAATGGATTCTCTCCAGAGCATGTGAGTGGCTCAACTGCCTGCATATTTGTGTAAACTCTTTCAAGTGAACAGTGTGGCCAGAATAGTGAGCAATGATTGGAAAACCTCCTCAGAGGCCTGGGAACTTTGCCTATTTCATGCATGGCTTCATTTacactttttctgcttctcagagCAGAAGATACATGTTTTCCACATTAGTACATATTAGAGAGGCCAAAATACACAAATGTAAACATGTTGCATGTATGTGTGAATTCAGGGAAGGAGGGTAAGAACTGAGTTTGAAAGACAAAGGGTAACTCAGTTTGCAGCTGAGGGTAATTTACAGCTTGcaggagctgcttttcctgacAGAAGCAAAACTGTTCTCACCTATCATCCATTCTGAAACTGCATTGCAAAGCTGTGTCTTGGACTCATCAGCACTGAAACATGTGGGAAATAAGCACAGAAGCAGATATACAAGGCTTGACTCAgcagtgaagagaaaaataaatagcgtttaaggaaaaaagaatgacAACTTTATATACTTTTTAGTCAAGAGATCACGTACACAGTGTTCTTTTGAATAACAAAGTCTACATTTCAGCCAAAGTAATGACTGCAGCTTTGAAAAGCCAGTAGGGAAGAAGTACATGATTTGCTAAAAAATAAGGATAAAAacatttctccttcctcctttccttaaAGGTCTGGTTAGCAAAATCGAACAATCAGAAAGAGTGTTAGTGCAGATATTTAGAACTTTTAGGACACTATAAAAGCCAGCtgtgaaaagtgaaaaagaatgaagaacCTGTGGATAAGTAACTAAAAGTGAGAAGGCAGAGGCAAAGTAAGTGAAGGCATATTTGTTGGGTGACAGAGGGCACATATGAGGGATGAGAAATATAACCTGTGCTTTActgcattttattatttatttaggtTACTAAGATCCATACAGAAGACAGAGGCATGAACTTTTCTGGCTATCACTCGTCTATTCAATGAAGGGTACCACCTGCGACAGACACTCCATTATCTCCAAAACTCATGTGTATCAATGATAGTTGGACATTAGGGTACTTGCAATAATTAAAGATGCCTGCACAGTACTCTGAAAGTCTCAATTTATAGGAAAAGTATTAATTTCAGAACACTCTTGTGCGGATGAGTTTCTCCACTTCTTTTCACTCTCCTTGTGTTTTCTTTGCCTAGCTATAAGCGCTGGAATGAGGGCCTCCTGGTGGTGGAATCTGTGACAGTCAAGCTGGAGGAAAGCACATTTCTTTACAAAGCAGTGAAACGGCTGTTCTTTTATCTCTTGAGTTAGCTGtaatgaaacaaagaaacagagagagaaaaagaagtgcCGGCTTTGTCAGCAAAATATAGGTGAAGTATTTAATATTTAGGATTCTAAAAGAAGGGACATCATTAACTGCACAGCACTGGGGCAATAAGAATTACCTCACTGCTGAAAAATTTAATTGGGCAaggaattaatttcaaaatgccaaaaaagttttatttatagGTTTTAAACTCAGTCTCATTTAGCCCACCAGGTGTTACAGTATAACATTATAGGTGGCATTATAAAGCCACTAGGTTTTATACAGCCTTACCTATAGGTAGGTAACAACCAGGCAACGTAGCAACTTTCACTAcaataactaaaataaatacTCTCTTTGACGTCAGAGTGAGCCTAGAGTAAGTCTACTGAATTCACCAGTCAATGGGGTTTCCCTGTAATTATTGATATAACAGAGAACAATAATAATCCTGTAGTGTAtatgaaaaaaagcaagagaaacaCTATGGAGTTAAAAGCAGCTCTGAGAACATCTAAGCTATAGATTCTCTATCACTTTTGAGCCAAAAAAGCTGAAGAAGATGCTCCAAATTAGGCTACCAAGAACAGCTTGGGTCTATTCCAAAATTTCCACACTGCCATGTGCTACAGCCTTATCTTCATCCTGACAATCTCTCAGCCTTCCACCAGTATTTTCAAAAATGTCTCCCTGGGAAAATAGGCAGCTTCCTTACACAAGGACTGTAACATAAAGGTTCTTCACCATTGGGGTGAAGAACGGGCTTTTGCAGTTTCTAAGTGATCTCTgtagttactgtcctgggagaAAGAGTGTGTGCTAGGTGTTCTTTTCCCCACAGAGTGACAGGAACAGAAGGATGCATACTACTACACCATAATGCTTTTAACATAGTTGAAAATCATATGTCAAaccatatataaatatatatatatgtatatgtatttaCCATATACTGAGAGACAATGCTAGAAACAGCAACAGTCCATTCTTTTCTCGGTATCTACCTGATGTAGGTGGAGAAACAATGATGAaaagctgctgccaaaatacCTTAGGAGACTGGTGCAGTGAGGAAATCCCACAGCATTTTTCAAGGAAATGGAGTCTGGcgagaaattaaattttgtcaaaccatgaagaagaaagatttCTGAAGCAAATCACAGCAAAAATCAAGACACTCAGCCTCCTTCTTCTAATCTCCAGGGGAAGCTTTCTGAACTCTTGTTGACAAACCCTTCCAACTATGAGACCATTCACACAGGTATTATCCACTGTGGGCACAGCAACCGAGCACAGAAGGAAGCATTCATCTCACATGCCAAGGTGGTGGGGATGGGCTGCCTGGCTTTTTCCAAGTCTCTGCTCCACAGAAAGAGGCAGTAAGAGAATCACTCTGAGACCCCAGATGCATGAGACAGTTGGGTTTTACAATAATTACAGTGTATTTCTACAATACTCATCCTGCTCAGCACAAGGAGAACTCAAGTAATGTTTCAACTGTGCTGAAACATACAGGTTTCTTCTAGGAAGGTGAACACTACTGAAAATAACACCCCAACCAAACTGAGCTCAGTCCCTCACTACCCTGTATGGTCTTTGGCTCTTATAAGCACCCAGGTGTGCTgactttattttctcatttcaaaatTGTAATTCTACATGctctcagcttttcttctgaagtCCTTGCCCTCCTTTATCCGGACCTTCCTTTCATCTTTCTTACCCAATATATGCACACACGTGTGGGTATTAAATGGTGATAGAAGCCACAACTACTTCACAAAGATGTTGCTCTGAACAGTGAGCATCCCATTACAATCACTTCTCTTATTGCAAAAATCACTGCTTTCCAGTGCACAGACTCTGGTATACTGAGTCAGAAGGCAACTGTTTTTACAGCATGTGTCCTGTAAGAGCCAGATGTTGGTTAACTGGACTATCAAAAGATACTGCAGCACCAGAGGTTTTTCTTGTCTCAAGTCACTGGGTTTAACTGTGTTATTTTTCCAATTCTTATTCCAAGTGAGCAATTTTCTGGTTCACTTAAGGCAGGGTGCCAATTAAGCACTCTGGGAATGAAAGACTGTtagatctttttttttccttcttccctggaGTACTAATACATCtacaaaccaaatcaaaatGTTGGTgattctcttcttttcttctccttttgtcTGCCTGccccctgcttttttttttttcttctttttctttattgttccCTTTTAACTAAAGTCAGCATCTTAGTATCTCATTAATCcaaaatttttcaggaaagcCCCAGGAAGTCCTTAACATAAGCTTTTTTAACAATGAAGCAAGTAACTTCAGATCGCTATTCTAACATATTGGAGAATTATTTTATAGCTTAGGAGTGGCATTTTGCCTCTGTAACATAAAAAGTGCTGGTGATATGTGTTACATACCCGTACCATTCATTCAAAATATCCAAACCAACTGCCACTGCTACCTCCCATGGAATACAAGCCGGCAAGTAACACAATGAATCTAAATTTATTCCATCATGTGCTGAAGAGGGAGGACTTTGCAATGTGCACAGGAAATGGGGATGCTGGGACTGCTTCAAAGGAAGGTgtgtgagaagctgctgctgtggagtcaccgtccctggaggtgttaGGGACAAGAGTGGACATGGCACTTAGTGTCACGGCCACGTTCACATGGTGGTGGTCGGGGCAAAGACAGGACTTGAAGGTCTCAGAGATCTCTTCCAGCCGAAGTGATTCCGTACGATTCTTCTCTCTACAGCCCCTCACCCATCCACCCCTGAACCCGTGCAGTCCAGGACGCCTGACCTCCTCCACTTCTCCCACGTTCCCAAGCAAGGAAGGGCTTTCTGCCTAATGGCGTTTAGCtatttaactgaaaaaataaacgAAAAATCCCCACCAAAACCATTTTCAACAACTCTTCCAGACGATTCGAGCATTTTAGGGCAGCTGTTAAGGAAAGCGCGGTCAGCACGGCACTAATTCGACGCAGCCCGACCCTGAGCGGAGCCCGACCCGCAAGCCCGCTGCCCGGCACTCCGCCCCCGTCTCCCTCCAGCACAGGAGGCGGAGCGGAGCCGCGGATCCCGTCGCCACGGTAACGCGGCGGCCGCAAACCGCTCCCGGGACACGCGGCGGATCCCACCGGCGGCGGACGGCGAGCGCCGGGAGCGGGCGCGTCCCGACGGAGAGGTGCGGGCCCCCCCCCGGGAATAAAGGCGCAGCTCGATGGAACAGCCCGGCCCAACCGCCCCCGCACCGCGGGGCTGGCCCTACCACCGCGGCGCGGGGGGGATGGGGGGTGAGGGGCATTCTTCATCGGCTCCGCTCTTGCCGAGCCCGCTGCTTTCGCCAGTGAGGTGCCGGGAGGGAAAACGGGACAAAGGAGCATGCCGGTGGTGTCCCGTGCGGGGAATAGCGCCCCGTGGGGCTCCCCTTGCAGCTCCTCGGCGTGCCCGTGGGCTGATACAGCCCGTGCCCCCCGAGGTGCCGGGCCGCGCGGTGCTGGGGGTACCGGCCGGAGGCGGGGAGGGCCGGGGCGGGTGTgacacctcctgtccccagcctggctcGGTCACGTGGAGGTGGAGGTGCGAGGGACGTGCCCGTGCACCGAGGGCCGGTGCTGCCTGGTGGCAGTGGCGGGGAGGCGGCCAGGACTCGCCCCCCAAATCGCCATCTTGGCGTGAGAGCTGAGGCGCTCTGCCTGGGGGAGAATGGCCACCTTGTCACATCGCTCTCGGTCCACAGCCTCGGACCTGTTGTTTCTCCTTCAGGAGCCTTCCGTAAGCCTGAGGAGCAGCGAGAGATGCCTCTCTTTGGGAACTCCTTCAGCCCGAAGAGGACCCCACCCAGGAAATGGGCCTCGCTGTCCAACCTGCACCTGGTGAGTCCCAGCACCGGGGGTTTGCTGCCTTGGTGGCAGGGGTGGGTGGCTCCTGCTGTGCGTGCCATAATCCTTACAAGAGCTCCCAGCTGCTTCTGGGGCAGGAAcaggttcttcacccagagggtgattgggcTCTGGAACAGACTTCCCAGGACTGTGGTCACAGCCCGAAGCCGTTCAGGACGTGTTTGGACAGTACTCTCAGACGTGGTGCAGCTCTTGGgaatggtcctgtgcagggccaggagctggactcaatgatacTTGTGGGTTCTTTCCAACTCAGTATATTCTATTATTCCAACTGTGCTGCTTTCTTCCTGCAGTGCAGCACCTTTCCTGATCACTGGTGACTATACATGAAGCTAGAAATGGAATAGCCCAGGGAAGAATCATCACCCCACCTGCAGTCCAGAACTATGTCACTGAAAACTTCTCACCAGTGGTCTCCAAGTGCAGGGAGATGAGTGTGGGGGTGGGAGAAGGTGCAGAGCCAGTCCTCTACTGCAGCAGTATATCATCCAATTAGGGTTCCAGGGCCATTTGGACCAGCATCTTCCACTGGAATGCCAGTCACTAAGAAATTAGAAAGCAGGGGGTGgctctggaattctgtgaaacTCTGAGTGTGATCTTATCCCTGCAGCTGGATAGATCCACCCGTGAGGTTGAGCTGGGCCTGGAATACGGCACCCCCACAATGAACCTTGCTGGCCAGAGCCTGAAGTTCGAAAATGGCCACTGGGTTTCAGGTAGAGTACAGCTCAGCTTGCTCTGGTCTGAAGTAACCATGGTTGGCTGACAATCTGTATTTTGACCTCCTTCTTTCCTCCAAGAATCAGGAACCTTTGTGGGGGGGGAGCGCAGGGAGCTGCAGCGCTTGCGCAAACGAAACCAGCAGCTAGAGGAAGAAAACAACCTACTTCGGCTGAAAGTGGACATTCTGCTGGACATGGTGAGCCTTTGCCCAACTCCTGCCTGCCCATAGCAGTGGGAATGCCCGAGCAAAGGGTGCTGGGTCCCCTGAAGAAGGCTGCTCTCACTGCACCCCACTTTCTGCTTTACTCTGCTGTGCAACCCAGGTGTAATGGCAAAGTGACTGTGGGAGTAAAGCCTGATCCCCTCTGTGGAAAAAGGGGAAGGTTCCCCCCACATCAGAGCTTGTTGTAACCACTGTGACTgaggagagagaagcccagGCAATGCCACGTCTCCTGtttccctttctgcacagaataTAGCATTCTTCTTGCCACTCTGTCCTCTGCCCTAACTATGAAACTGAGTTACAGCCACTATCTCTGGTCACAGAAGATCAAAGCTTCCATCTGCTGTCATGAGGGGTGTGACATCTGTCCTATGTGTAAAACTCTGGATGACAGAATTTCCAgtaaataaaccaaaattcaaCCTTACCCAGAGATCTCAGCTCTCATGCTTAAAATCTGGAGAGACATTCAGTGAAATAGAAACACACATCTATTCTCAGTTAATAAGGGATTTAGCTTTTATGTCACtctaaacaaatattttctttccttactcTTCACATATTTTAAAGCTGGAAAATGGCTTTTGTGGCTGGAACATTTAGCAGAAGTGCTAGCTGCTCTCCAGGTTTTCCAGGTGATCTCAGTGAAGCATGACAGGCAGCTTCTCCCTTGCTCAACAGAAACAAATTCCTTCCTGCAGGACCTGGCTTGTGGCTGTAAATCTGTGTGCTGTGAAGTTGGAAAAGCCTCACAACTTTTAACTCCTGTTGTTTCCTGTGCATTCCAGCTCTCTGAGACCACTGCTGAGTCCCACCTcatggagaaggagctggaggagctgaagCAGCACAGCCGGAGGAAGAAGTGAACAAGAGGTGGCCAGGCTGGTTCTAGGTCTTGGCACACGGGATGCTGGGGCTGGCTTAGGCCTCCCAGCCATGTTGGTACTGTGTGGAGGTACTTGGTTTCACGGGACCACGAGTGCCGAGATGCCTCCAGCGTTGTGTGGTGCCGTGGGTACTGCTAATGGCTGATTTGGCACCACTGTGCTGTTAATTAACACGATTTTCCTCAGAGCACTTTACCTTGCTACATTTCCTCACCGCAGCCCAGCACAGGTACCCTCTTCTCTAAGGCAGCCGGACAAGAGGCGGTGGAGAAGATCCATCTCCATGAGGGCTCCTCCTCGCCTTCCCCACATACAGAAGCGGGGAGACCTCTGCCCGCTCCCCCTGGGGAGCCCGCGGGTGATTGTACAAACCTCACCGTCAGCCTTGGGGGAGCAGGATGCTGGAGTTGCTCGTTCTCGAGagtttttcatattttacatAAAACCTTGCAATTAAAACCCGGTTCTGAGGGTGTTTGTAACGCGTCGTGCTGTGCTGCCGGGGCCGGGGTGGGGTGCGGCCGATGCTCCTCcgggccgccagggggcgctgtcTCGCCCGGGCTGGGTGGCGGGAGGGCCGCCGCGCTTCCGGCGGCGCTCTGGCCGCCGCTCCTTCCGTCCTGTGTGGTGGCGATGGCGGCCGCGGCGTCCCTGTCCccggaggagctgctgcccaagGGCGGCGCGGGCAAGGCCGAGGAGCTGGAGGACGAGCtcgaggaggaggaagaggacgACGAGGAGGTATCGGGGCAGGCGGCGGGGAAGGCCGGGCGGGCGCGGTGACCCCGCGGGGCGCGCAGGGCCGTGCGGCGGGGCCTGACACGGTGGTGCCGCCCGCAGCTGGACGAGACGCTGGCGGAGCGGCTGTGGGGACTCACGGAGATGTTCCCCGAGAGCGTCCGGTCGGCGGCCGGGGCTACGTTCGACCTGTCGCTGACGGTAGCGCAGAAGATGTACAGGTGAGGGggcggcgggccgggccggagccCTTCGGAGCGGGCCCGGCGGGCAGAGCGGGGGCGCGGGGCGGCTCCGCCGGCTTTCGCGGAGGCTTTGGCCGCTGGTAGCGCAGTGCGGAGCCTGCGGGGAGCGGAAGAACCGTGGCTTTTGTTTAAGGGCGGCTTCTAAGGGCGGGGATAAAGGGACACCCCGGAGTCCGGGGTTGGATTTGGAGGCAGGTTTATGGTTGAGGCACGGAAGGGAAACGCGTGATTGTGCCAATGAGAACTGATTTCTAGGTTTCTTTCTCCTTGATAGATTCTCTAGGGCAGCTCTGTGGATTGGGACCACCTCTTTCATGATTCTGGTTCTTCCTGTCGTCTTTGAAACCGAAAAACT from Poecile atricapillus isolate bPoeAtr1 chromosome Z, bPoeAtr1.hap1, whole genome shotgun sequence encodes:
- the LOC131593118 gene encoding protein chibby homolog 1-like isoform X2; translation: MPLFGNSFSPKRTPPRKWASLSNLHLLDRSTREVELGLEYGTPTMNLAGQSLKFENGHWVSGTFVGGERRELQRLRKRNQQLEEENNLLRLKVDILLDMLSETTAESHLMEKELEELKQHSRRKK
- the LOC131593118 gene encoding protein chibby homolog 1-like isoform X1 codes for the protein MPLFGNSFSPKRTPPRKWASLSNLHLLDRSTREVELGLEYGTPTMNLAGQSLKFENGHWVSESGTFVGGERRELQRLRKRNQQLEEENNLLRLKVDILLDMLSETTAESHLMEKELEELKQHSRRKK
- the LOC131593117 gene encoding mitochondrial import receptor subunit TOM22 homolog, coding for MAAAASLSPEELLPKGGAGKAEELEDELEEEEEDDEELDETLAERLWGLTEMFPESVRSAAGATFDLSLTVAQKMYRFSRAALWIGTTSFMILVLPVVFETEKLQMEQQQQLQQRQILLGPNTGLSGGMPGALPPLSGKI